A stretch of Enterobacter cloacae complex sp. ECNIH7 DNA encodes these proteins:
- a CDS encoding MFS transporter: MKTRKIGLANYLAYGSGDFLGAGTTALTAAWLLYFYTTFCGLSPIEATFIFAAARVLDALVSPLMGFLTDNFGTTWLGKRFGRRKFFILLGIPCVFSYSLMWVGDMSFGYYLLTYLLFDIVYTMILVPYETLVPEMTDDFKQKTKFSGARIAMAQMSAILASFLPGILLTWFGKENAVSFFYASLVFSVLCALMLTFVWFFTWERPREEWSEAALRAEEEKKKLTLWQSLNRLIVELSSTLRIKIFRQHLGMYLGGYIAQDVFNAVFTYYVVFVLMQEASVASSLLGTMAIFQFLAVIAMIPLCIRFGPAPSYRMVVVLFGLASLSYAMLYYAGMSDVYALLLLISAVAGLGRGGINYVPWNTYTYIADVDEAITGQRREGIFAGIMTLTRKASQAGAVMLVGIVMQMSGFVSGQKVQPAEVSHTILTILSVGTILVLFCGFLVSLRFRLNLQTHSTLREETAKMRECGHAMPESATPHARATVEMLAGMPYESLWGNNNIGYLNRNKPAAPSLKERAVLNSTYNRG; encoded by the coding sequence ATGAAAACACGTAAAATTGGACTCGCGAATTATCTTGCTTACGGGTCAGGTGATTTTCTCGGGGCGGGTACCACCGCCCTGACGGCGGCCTGGCTTTTATATTTTTATACCACCTTCTGCGGGCTTTCACCGATCGAAGCAACGTTCATCTTTGCCGCGGCAAGGGTGCTGGATGCCCTCGTTAGCCCGTTGATGGGCTTTTTAACCGATAACTTTGGTACGACCTGGCTCGGTAAGCGCTTTGGCCGCCGTAAGTTCTTTATTCTGCTGGGGATCCCGTGCGTGTTCAGCTACTCGCTGATGTGGGTTGGGGACATGAGCTTCGGGTACTACCTGCTGACCTATCTGCTGTTTGATATTGTTTACACCATGATTCTGGTGCCGTACGAAACGCTGGTGCCGGAAATGACCGATGACTTTAAACAGAAAACCAAGTTCTCCGGGGCGCGTATCGCTATGGCCCAGATGTCCGCCATTCTGGCTTCCTTCCTGCCGGGGATCCTGTTGACCTGGTTCGGGAAAGAAAACGCGGTTTCCTTCTTCTACGCAAGCCTGGTTTTCTCTGTGCTCTGCGCGCTGATGCTGACCTTCGTCTGGTTCTTCACCTGGGAACGTCCGCGCGAAGAGTGGTCTGAAGCGGCGCTGCGTGCTGAAGAAGAGAAGAAGAAGCTGACGCTGTGGCAGAGCCTCAACCGCCTGATCGTTGAGCTCAGCTCCACGCTGCGCATCAAGATTTTCCGTCAGCATCTGGGCATGTACCTTGGCGGCTATATCGCGCAGGACGTGTTTAATGCGGTATTCACCTACTACGTAGTGTTCGTGCTGATGCAGGAAGCGTCAGTGGCGTCCAGTCTGCTGGGCACGATGGCCATCTTCCAGTTCCTTGCAGTTATCGCCATGATCCCGCTGTGTATCCGCTTCGGGCCTGCGCCGTCCTACCGCATGGTGGTGGTGCTGTTTGGCCTGGCGTCTCTCTCTTACGCCATGCTTTATTACGCGGGCATGAGCGACGTCTACGCTCTGCTGTTGCTGATCTCTGCGGTGGCTGGGCTGGGGCGCGGCGGGATCAACTATGTGCCATGGAATACCTACACCTACATTGCTGACGTGGATGAAGCGATCACCGGCCAGCGCCGCGAAGGGATCTTCGCGGGCATCATGACCCTGACCCGTAAGGCGTCACAGGCCGGTGCGGTGATGCTGGTGGGCATTGTGATGCAGATGTCCGGCTTTGTCAGCGGTCAGAAAGTACAGCCTGCGGAAGTGAGCCACACCATTTTGACGATCCTGAGCGTGGGCACCATCCTGGTGCTGTTCTGCGGCTTCCTCGTTTCCCTGCGCTTCAGGCTCAATTTGCAGACCCACAGCACGCTGCGCGAGGAGACCGCGAAAATGCGTGAGTGTGGTCATGCGATGCCTGAGTCAGCGACGCCACACGCCCGCGCCACCGTCGAGATGCTGGCCGGTATGCCTTATGAGTCACTGTGGGGCAATAACAACATCGGTTATCTGAATCGCAACAAGCCAGCGGCACCCTCTCTGAAAGAACGCGCGGTACTGAATTCGACATACAACAGAGGTTAA
- the argS gene encoding arginine--tRNA ligase: protein MNIQALLSEKVSQALIAAGAPADCEPQVRQSAKVQFGDYQANGVMAVAKKLGMPPRQLAEQVLTHLDLSGIASKTEIAGPGFINIFLEPAFLASHVDAALKSDRLGVSQPEAQTVVIDYSAPNVAKEMHVGHLRSTIIGDAAVRTLEFLGHKVIRANHVGDWGTQFGMLIAYLEKQQQENAGEMALADLEGFYREAKKHYDEDEAFAERARSYVVKLQGGDQYFLEMWRKLVDITMSQNQLTYNRLNVTLTRDDVMGESLYNPMLPGIVADLKAKNLAVESEGATVVFLDEYKNKEGEPMGVIIQKKDGGYLYTTTDIACAKYRYETLHADRVLYYIDSRQHQHLMQAWTIVRKAGYVPDCVPLEHHMFGMMLGKDGKPFKTRAGGTVKLSDLLDEALERARRLVAEKNPDMPADELEKLANAVGIGAVKYADLSKNRTTDYIFDWDNMLAFEGNTAPYMQYAYTRVLSVFRKANIDENVLANATVTITEDREAQLAARLLQFEETLTVVARDGTPHVMCAYLYDLAGLFSGFYEHCPILSAENESVRNSRLKLAQLTAKTLKLGLDTLGIETVERM from the coding sequence GTGAATATTCAGGCTCTTCTCTCCGAAAAAGTCAGTCAGGCACTGATTGCCGCAGGCGCGCCTGCGGATTGCGAACCGCAGGTTCGTCAGTCAGCAAAAGTACAGTTTGGCGACTATCAGGCTAATGGCGTGATGGCAGTGGCTAAAAAACTGGGCATGCCGCCGCGACAGCTCGCTGAGCAGGTACTGACGCATCTGGATCTTTCCGGCATTGCCAGCAAAACCGAAATCGCCGGTCCGGGCTTTATCAACATCTTCCTTGAGCCTGCATTCCTGGCAAGCCACGTTGACGCGGCGCTGAAATCTGACCGTCTGGGCGTTTCCCAGCCGGAGGCGCAGACCGTCGTGATCGACTACTCTGCCCCGAACGTGGCGAAAGAGATGCACGTTGGCCACCTGCGCTCCACCATCATCGGTGATGCCGCGGTGCGCACGCTAGAATTCCTCGGTCACAAGGTGATCCGCGCGAACCACGTGGGCGACTGGGGTACCCAGTTCGGCATGCTGATTGCTTACCTGGAAAAACAGCAGCAGGAAAACGCAGGTGAAATGGCGCTGGCGGATCTGGAAGGGTTCTACCGCGAAGCCAAAAAGCACTACGACGAAGATGAAGCCTTTGCCGAGCGCGCGCGCAGCTATGTGGTAAAACTGCAGGGCGGCGACCAATACTTCCTCGAGATGTGGCGCAAGCTGGTTGATATCACCATGTCTCAGAACCAGCTGACCTATAACCGTCTGAACGTTACCCTGACCCGTGACGACGTGATGGGTGAAAGCCTCTATAACCCAATGCTGCCCGGCATTGTGGCTGACCTGAAAGCGAAAAACCTGGCGGTAGAGAGCGAAGGCGCAACGGTGGTGTTCCTTGATGAGTACAAAAACAAGGAAGGCGAACCGATGGGCGTGATCATCCAGAAAAAGGATGGCGGCTACCTCTACACCACTACCGATATCGCCTGTGCGAAATACCGTTACGAGACGCTGCATGCTGACCGCGTGCTGTACTACATCGACTCCCGTCAGCACCAGCACCTGATGCAGGCGTGGACCATCGTGCGTAAAGCCGGTTACGTGCCGGATTGCGTTCCGCTGGAACACCACATGTTCGGCATGATGCTGGGTAAAGACGGCAAGCCGTTCAAAACCCGTGCGGGCGGTACCGTGAAGCTGTCCGACCTGCTGGACGAAGCGCTGGAGCGCGCCCGCCGTCTGGTGGCCGAGAAGAACCCGGACATGCCTGCCGACGAGCTGGAAAAACTGGCCAACGCCGTGGGTATCGGTGCGGTGAAATACGCGGATCTCTCCAAGAACCGTACCACCGACTATATCTTCGACTGGGATAACATGCTGGCGTTTGAAGGCAACACGGCGCCTTACATGCAGTATGCCTACACCCGCGTGCTCTCGGTGTTCCGTAAGGCGAACATTGATGAAAACGTACTGGCGAATGCAACGGTGACCATAACGGAAGATCGTGAAGCACAGCTGGCGGCGCGCCTGCTGCAGTTTGAAGAGACGCTGACGGTTGTCGCGCGTGACGGTACGCCGCACGTGATGTGTGCTTACCTGTACGATCTGGCGGGTCTGTTCTCCGGCTTCTACGAACACTGCCCTATTCTGTCTGCGGAAAACGAATCGGTCCGCAACAGCCGCCTGAAGCTGGCGCAGCTCACGGCGAAGACCCTGAAGCTGGGTCTGGATACCCTGGGTATCGAAACCGTAGAACGCATGTAA
- the cmoB gene encoding tRNA 5-methoxyuridine(34)/uridine 5-oxyacetic acid(34) synthase CmoB: protein MIEFSNFYQLIAKNQLSHWLETLPAQIAAWQRDQQHGLLKQWSNAVEFLPELTPHRLDLLHSVTAESEEPLPAGQINRIETLMRNLMPWRKGPFSLYGVNINTEWRSDWKWDRVLPHLSDLTGRTILDVGCGSGYHMWRMIGAGAHLAVGIDPMQLFLCQFEAVRKLLGNDQRAHLLPLGIEQLPALKAFDTVFSMGVLYHRRSPLEHLWQLKDQLVSGGELVLETLVIEGDEHAVLVPGDRYAQMRNVYFIPSALALKNWLEKCGFVDVRIADVSVTSLEEQRRTDWMITESLEQFLDPADHSKTIEGYPAPMRAVLIATKP, encoded by the coding sequence ATGATCGAATTCAGTAACTTCTATCAGCTAATTGCCAAAAACCAGCTCTCCCACTGGCTGGAAACCTTGCCCGCGCAGATTGCCGCCTGGCAGCGCGATCAGCAGCACGGCCTGTTAAAGCAGTGGTCAAATGCGGTGGAGTTTCTGCCCGAACTGACCCCGCATCGTCTGGATCTTCTGCACAGCGTAACCGCCGAGAGCGAAGAGCCGCTTCCGGCCGGGCAGATCAACCGCATCGAAACGCTGATGCGTAACCTGATGCCGTGGCGCAAAGGGCCGTTTTCACTTTACGGCGTGAACATCAATACCGAATGGCGCTCGGACTGGAAATGGGATCGCGTTCTGCCTCACCTTTCCGACCTGACCGGACGTACCATACTGGACGTGGGCTGCGGCAGCGGTTACCACATGTGGCGCATGATTGGCGCGGGCGCGCATCTGGCGGTCGGTATTGACCCGATGCAGCTGTTCCTGTGCCAGTTTGAAGCGGTGCGCAAGCTGCTGGGTAACGACCAGCGCGCGCACCTGCTGCCGCTGGGCATTGAACAACTCCCTGCCCTGAAAGCCTTTGATACCGTCTTCTCCATGGGCGTGCTGTACCACCGTCGTTCCCCGCTTGAACACCTGTGGCAATTGAAGGATCAGCTGGTCAGCGGCGGCGAGCTGGTGCTGGAAACGCTGGTAATTGAAGGCGATGAACATGCCGTTCTTGTGCCGGGCGATCGCTACGCGCAGATGCGCAACGTTTACTTCATCCCTTCCGCGCTGGCGCTGAAGAACTGGCTGGAGAAGTGCGGGTTTGTGGATGTGCGGATTGCCGACGTCAGCGTGACTTCGCTCGAGGAACAGCGCCGCACCGACTGGATGATCACCGAATCGCTGGAGCAGTTCCTCGACCCGGCCGACCACAGCAAAACCATCGAAGGCTATCCGGCTCCGATGCGTGCGGTGTTGATTGCGACCAAGCCGTAG
- the flhA gene encoding flagellar biosynthesis protein FlhA — translation MANLVAMLRLPGNLKSTQWQILAGPILILLILSMMVLPLPAFILDLLFTFNIALSIMVLLVAMFTQRTLEFAAFPTILLFTTLLRLALNVASTRIILMEGHTGAAAAGKVVEAFGHFLVGGNFAIGIVVFVILVIINFMVITKGAGRIAEVGARFVLDGMPGKQMAIDADLNAGLIAEDEAKKRRSEVTQEADFYGSMDGASKFVRGDAIAGILIMVINVVGGLLVGVLQHGMDMGHAAESYTLLTIGDGLVAQIPALVISTAAGVIVTRVSTDQDVGEQMVGQLFSNPRVMLLAAAVLGLLGLVPGMPNLVFLLFTAGLLGLAWWMRGRETKPAAEPVQVKMPENTQAVEATWNDVQLEDSLGMEVGYRLIPMVDFQQDGELLGRIRSIRKKFAQDMGFLPPVVHIRDNMDLPPARYRILMKGVEIGSGDAYPGRWLAINPGTAAGTLPGEQTIDPAFGLAAIWIESALKEQAQIQGYTVVEASTVVATHLNHLIGQFSAELFGRQEAQQLLDRVTQEMPKLTEDLVPGVVTLTTLHKVLQNLLEEKVPIRDMRTILETLAEHAPIQNDPHELTAVVRVALGRAITQQWFPGTGEVQVIGLDTPLERLLLQALQGGGGLEPGLADRLLAQTQEALARQEMLGAPPVLLVNHALRPLLSRFLRRSLNQLVVLSNMELSDNRHIRMTATIGGK, via the coding sequence ATGGCTAATCTGGTGGCAATGTTGCGCCTGCCCGGCAACCTGAAATCGACCCAATGGCAAATCCTTGCCGGGCCGATTCTGATCCTGCTAATTCTTTCGATGATGGTACTGCCGCTCCCGGCGTTCATCCTCGATCTGCTTTTCACTTTCAATATTGCGCTGTCCATTATGGTGCTGCTGGTGGCGATGTTCACCCAGCGTACCCTGGAGTTTGCCGCGTTCCCGACCATTCTGCTGTTTACCACCTTGCTCCGACTGGCGCTGAACGTCGCGTCCACGCGTATCATCCTGATGGAAGGTCACACTGGTGCGGCAGCGGCAGGTAAAGTGGTTGAAGCGTTCGGCCACTTCCTGGTGGGCGGCAATTTCGCTATCGGTATCGTGGTGTTCGTTATCCTCGTTATTATCAACTTTATGGTTATCACCAAAGGTGCAGGGCGTATTGCGGAAGTGGGCGCGCGTTTTGTGCTGGACGGGATGCCGGGCAAACAGATGGCGATCGATGCCGACCTGAATGCCGGTCTTATCGCCGAAGATGAAGCCAAAAAACGCCGTTCGGAAGTGACGCAGGAAGCGGACTTCTACGGCTCCATGGACGGTGCGAGCAAGTTTGTGCGCGGTGACGCCATCGCGGGCATTCTGATCATGGTGATTAACGTGGTCGGCGGCCTGCTGGTGGGGGTATTGCAGCACGGGATGGACATGGGCCACGCGGCGGAAAGCTATACGCTGCTGACCATTGGTGACGGTCTGGTTGCGCAGATCCCGGCGCTGGTTATCTCTACTGCGGCGGGTGTGATTGTGACCCGCGTGAGTACCGATCAGGACGTTGGCGAGCAGATGGTGGGCCAGCTGTTCAGCAACCCGCGCGTGATGCTGCTGGCCGCTGCCGTTCTGGGTTTGCTCGGTCTGGTGCCGGGAATGCCAAACCTCGTTTTCCTGCTGTTTACGGCGGGTCTGCTGGGGCTTGCCTGGTGGATGCGCGGTCGTGAAACCAAACCGGCAGCGGAGCCTGTTCAGGTAAAAATGCCGGAGAATACCCAGGCCGTCGAAGCGACCTGGAACGACGTTCAGCTGGAAGATTCCCTGGGAATGGAAGTGGGCTATCGCCTGATTCCGATGGTCGATTTCCAGCAGGATGGCGAGCTGCTTGGCCGTATCCGCAGTATCCGTAAAAAATTCGCCCAGGATATGGGCTTCCTGCCGCCGGTTGTTCACATCCGCGACAATATGGACCTGCCGCCCGCGCGCTATCGCATTCTGATGAAAGGTGTCGAAATTGGCAGCGGTGATGCCTATCCGGGCCGCTGGCTGGCGATTAACCCGGGCACCGCCGCAGGCACGCTTCCGGGCGAGCAAACTATCGACCCGGCCTTTGGCCTGGCCGCTATCTGGATTGAAAGTGCCCTGAAAGAGCAGGCGCAAATCCAGGGGTATACGGTTGTTGAAGCCAGTACCGTGGTGGCGACCCATCTTAATCACCTGATTGGGCAATTCTCGGCAGAGCTGTTTGGCCGTCAGGAGGCGCAGCAGCTGCTGGACCGCGTCACGCAGGAGATGCCGAAGCTGACGGAAGATCTGGTCCCGGGCGTGGTGACCTTAACCACGCTGCACAAGGTGCTGCAAAACCTGCTTGAAGAGAAAGTGCCGATCCGCGATATGCGCACTATTCTGGAAACCCTTGCCGAGCATGCGCCGATACAAAACGATCCGCACGAGCTGACGGCGGTGGTACGCGTGGCGCTGGGTCGTGCGATCACCCAGCAGTGGTTCCCGGGAACCGGAGAAGTGCAGGTGATCGGCCTCGATACGCCGCTTGAACGTCTGCTGCTGCAGGCCCTGCAGGGCGGGGGCGGCCTGGAGCCGGGGCTGGCGGACCGTCTGCTGGCGCAAACGCAGGAGGCGCTGGCGCGCCAGGAGATGCTGGGCGCACCGCCGGTGCTGCTGGTTAATCATGCGCTGCGTCCGCTGCTGTCGCGTTTCCTGCGTCGTAGCCTGAATCAGCTGGTCGTGCTGTCGAATATGGAGCTGTCGGATAACCGTCATATCCGCATGACCGCGACGATTGGAGGAAAATAA
- the cutC gene encoding copper homeostasis protein CutC: MALLEICCYSVECAVTAQKHGADRIELCAAPKEGGLTPSYGVLKSARQAVTIPVHPIIRPRGGDFCYTAGEFSAMLDDIALVRDLGFPGLVTGLLDEDGNIDIPRMRQIMSAAQGLAVTFHRAFDMCKDPLQAFETLGELGVARILTSGQQASAEKGLQLITELKAHSGVPIIMAGAGVRASNLERFLNAGVEELHSSAGKWIPSPMRYRNTGLSMSTDAEADEYSRYGVEGESVAEMKSLIERHHV; the protein is encoded by the coding sequence ATGGCGCTGCTGGAGATTTGTTGTTACAGCGTGGAGTGTGCCGTGACCGCGCAAAAGCACGGGGCTGACCGCATTGAACTGTGCGCGGCACCCAAAGAGGGCGGGCTGACGCCGTCTTACGGCGTGTTGAAGTCTGCTCGTCAGGCCGTCACCATTCCCGTTCACCCGATTATTCGTCCGCGCGGCGGTGATTTTTGTTACACGGCGGGCGAGTTCAGTGCCATGCTTGATGATATCGCGCTCGTTCGGGACCTCGGGTTTCCAGGGCTGGTGACCGGCCTGCTGGATGAAGATGGCAATATCGATATACCGCGCATGCGTCAGATTATGAGCGCCGCGCAGGGGCTGGCCGTCACTTTTCATCGCGCATTTGATATGTGTAAAGATCCGCTTCAGGCCTTTGAAACGCTTGGAGAACTTGGCGTGGCGCGCATCCTGACATCGGGTCAGCAGGCGTCAGCTGAAAAAGGACTGCAATTAATTACGGAACTAAAAGCACATTCCGGTGTTCCAATAATAATGGCGGGTGCGGGAGTCCGCGCCAGCAATCTGGAACGGTTTTTAAACGCAGGGGTAGAAGAGCTGCACAGCTCCGCGGGTAAATGGATACCTTCGCCCATGCGTTATCGCAATACAGGATTGTCAATGTCGACGGATGCTGAAGCGGATGAGTATTCACGCTATGGCGTAGAGGGAGAGTCGGTTGCGGAAATGAAGTCGCTGATTGAGCGCCATCACGTGTAG
- the flhE gene encoding flagellar protein FlhE, translating to MRKWLWILLFPLAAHAAGEGTWQASSMGVTLSNRGVAMSSNPLAPAEEVSGLMGLVVWNYRLIGPTPSGLRVRLCSQTRCTEIDGENGTTQAFNGVPAIEPLRFIWEVPGGGRLIPALKVQSNSVIVNYR from the coding sequence ATGCGTAAATGGCTCTGGATTTTGCTCTTCCCGCTGGCGGCGCACGCTGCCGGGGAGGGCACCTGGCAGGCAAGCAGCATGGGGGTGACCCTCAGCAACCGGGGTGTTGCCATGTCATCTAACCCGCTGGCGCCTGCTGAAGAGGTTTCCGGTCTGATGGGCCTTGTGGTCTGGAATTACCGGCTGATTGGCCCAACGCCCTCAGGGCTGCGGGTGCGCCTTTGTTCTCAGACTCGCTGCACGGAAATCGACGGCGAAAATGGCACGACGCAGGCGTTCAACGGCGTACCGGCCATTGAACCTTTGCGTTTCATCTGGGAAGTGCCGGGCGGGGGGCGCTTAATCCCGGCGCTGAAGGTACAGAGTAATTCCGTCATCGTGAACTATCGCTAA
- a CDS encoding VOC family protein: protein MANWQSIDELHDISADLPRFTQAFTDLATRLGLDIAPLEADHISLRCHQNATAERWRRGFERCGELLSENIINGRPICLFKLHEPVNVAHWQFSVVELPWPGEKRYPHEGWEHIEIVLPGEPETLNARALALLSDEGLSKPGIFVKTSSPKGERERLPNPTLAVTDGQVTVKFHPWTIEQIVASEA, encoded by the coding sequence ATGGCGAACTGGCAATCCATTGACGAACTGCATGATATTTCCGCAGATTTACCGCGCTTCACCCAGGCGTTCACAGATCTTGCCACCCGTCTCGGTCTGGATATCGCGCCGCTTGAGGCCGATCACATCTCTTTGCGCTGTCATCAGAATGCCACGGCCGAGCGCTGGCGTCGCGGGTTCGAACGGTGCGGCGAGTTGCTCTCCGAGAACATCATCAATGGTCGCCCCATTTGCCTGTTCAAACTGCATGAACCGGTGAACGTGGCGCACTGGCAATTCAGCGTGGTTGAACTGCCGTGGCCGGGAGAGAAACGCTATCCGCACGAAGGCTGGGAGCATATCGAAATTGTCCTGCCGGGTGAGCCGGAAACGTTGAACGCGCGCGCGCTGGCCCTCCTTTCCGACGAAGGCTTAAGCAAGCCGGGAATTTTTGTGAAGACGAGTTCACCCAAAGGCGAGCGCGAGCGGTTACCTAACCCGACGCTGGCCGTCACTGACGGACAGGTCACGGTGAAGTTTCATCCGTGGACCATTGAGCAGATCGTTGCCAGCGAAGCGTAA
- the bglB gene encoding beta-galactosidase BglB, with amino-acid sequence MKVWPVKHSPLLRQPERFIARDELKSLIQKVTHSLVNIHDKTGEFLLRLDDGRVIDTKGWAGWEWTHGVGLYGIWQYYCQTGDEGMRDIIDSWFADRFAEGATTKNVNTMSPFLTLAYRYEETQNQAWRPWLESWAEWAMAEMPRTEHGGMQHITLAEENHQQMWDDTLMMTVLPLAKIGKLLNKPEYVEEAVYQFLLHVQNLMDRETGLWFHGWSYDGNHNFARARWARGNSWLTIVIPDFLELVDLPESNAVRRYLAQVLNAQIAALAKYQDDSGLWHTLLDDPHSYLEASATAGFAYGILKAVRKRYVGAEYAEVAEKAIRGIVKHISPEGELLQTSFGTGMGSDLEFYRQIPLTSMPYGQAMAILCLTEYLRKYF; translated from the coding sequence ATGAAAGTTTGGCCTGTCAAACATAGCCCGTTACTGCGTCAGCCAGAGCGCTTTATCGCCCGGGACGAGCTGAAATCGCTGATTCAAAAGGTGACGCATAGCCTGGTCAATATCCACGACAAAACGGGTGAATTTTTGCTGCGGCTGGACGACGGGCGCGTGATCGACACCAAAGGCTGGGCCGGATGGGAGTGGACGCACGGCGTTGGCCTGTACGGTATCTGGCAGTATTACTGCCAGACCGGCGATGAAGGTATGCGAGACATTATCGACAGCTGGTTTGCCGACCGCTTTGCGGAAGGTGCGACCACCAAAAACGTGAATACCATGTCGCCGTTTCTGACGCTGGCTTATCGCTACGAAGAGACCCAAAATCAGGCCTGGCGGCCGTGGCTGGAAAGCTGGGCGGAATGGGCGATGGCAGAGATGCCGCGCACGGAACACGGCGGGATGCAGCACATCACCCTGGCGGAAGAAAACCATCAACAGATGTGGGATGACACGCTGATGATGACGGTGCTGCCGCTGGCGAAAATCGGCAAGCTGCTCAATAAGCCGGAGTACGTTGAAGAGGCGGTCTATCAGTTCCTGCTGCACGTGCAGAACTTGATGGACCGGGAGACCGGGCTGTGGTTCCACGGCTGGAGCTATGACGGTAATCATAACTTTGCCCGTGCCCGCTGGGCGCGCGGCAACAGCTGGCTCACCATCGTCATCCCGGACTTCCTTGAGCTGGTGGATCTGCCGGAAAGCAACGCGGTGCGCCGCTACCTGGCGCAGGTATTGAATGCGCAGATTGCCGCGCTGGCGAAATATCAGGACGACAGCGGGCTATGGCATACGCTGCTCGACGATCCACATTCTTATCTTGAGGCGTCCGCCACGGCAGGGTTTGCCTACGGCATTCTGAAAGCCGTGCGCAAGCGCTACGTTGGCGCGGAGTATGCCGAAGTGGCAGAAAAAGCGATTCGCGGTATCGTCAAACATATTTCGCCGGAAGGCGAGCTGTTGCAAACGTCGTTCGGCACGGGCATGGGCAGCGATCTTGAGTTTTATCGCCAGATCCCGCTGACGTCGATGCCGTACGGACAGGCGATGGCGATTCTCTGTTTGACGGAATATTTACGGAAGTATTTCTGA
- the flhB gene encoding flagellar biosynthesis protein FlhB, translating to MAEENDDKTEAPTPHRLEKAREEGQIPRSRELTSLLILIVGVCIIWWGGESLARRLAGMLSTGLRFDHSMVNDPNLILSQIIQLIKGAMVALLPLITGVVLVALVSPVMLGGLVFSAKSLQPKFSKLNPLPGIAKMFSAQTGAELLKAVLKSVLMGSSAGFYLWYHWPEMMRLISESPLTAMSNALNLVGLCALLVVLSIIPMVGFDVIFQLYTHFKKLRMSRQDIRDEYKQMEGDPHVKGRIRQMQRAAARRRMMDDVPKADVIVTNPTHYSVALRYDENKMSAPKVVAKGAGLIALRIREIGTEHRVPILEAPPLARALYRHADIGQQIPGQLYAAVAEVLAWVWQLKRWRLAGGQRPVKPENLPVPAALDFMNEKDTDG from the coding sequence GTGGCAGAAGAGAACGACGACAAAACGGAAGCCCCCACACCCCACCGACTAGAAAAAGCGCGTGAGGAAGGGCAGATCCCCCGATCCCGAGAATTAACTTCCCTGCTGATCCTTATCGTAGGGGTGTGCATTATCTGGTGGGGCGGGGAGTCGCTCGCCCGCAGGCTAGCGGGAATGTTGTCCACCGGCTTACGTTTTGACCACAGCATGGTCAACGATCCGAATCTGATCCTCAGCCAGATTATTCAGCTTATTAAGGGGGCCATGGTCGCGCTGTTGCCCCTGATTACCGGGGTCGTGCTGGTCGCGCTGGTCTCTCCGGTGATGCTCGGCGGTCTGGTTTTCAGTGCCAAATCGCTGCAACCGAAATTTTCCAAACTGAACCCGCTGCCGGGTATTGCGAAAATGTTCTCTGCGCAGACCGGGGCTGAGCTGCTCAAAGCCGTCCTCAAATCGGTGCTGATGGGCAGTTCCGCAGGCTTTTACCTCTGGTACCACTGGCCAGAAATGATGCGTCTTATCAGCGAATCGCCTCTCACCGCGATGAGCAACGCGCTGAATCTGGTCGGGCTCTGCGCGCTGCTTGTGGTGCTCAGCATTATCCCGATGGTGGGTTTTGACGTGATCTTCCAGCTTTATACCCACTTCAAAAAGCTGCGCATGTCGCGTCAGGATATCCGTGACGAATATAAGCAGATGGAAGGTGACCCGCACGTAAAAGGGCGTATCCGCCAGATGCAGCGTGCCGCCGCCCGTCGCCGCATGATGGACGATGTGCCGAAGGCCGACGTCATTGTTACCAACCCAACGCACTATTCCGTTGCGCTGCGCTATGACGAAAACAAAATGAGTGCGCCGAAAGTCGTTGCGAAAGGGGCGGGGCTGATCGCACTCCGTATCAGGGAAATTGGCACAGAACACCGCGTGCCGATCCTGGAAGCCCCTCCGCTGGCGCGTGCCCTGTACCGCCATGCGGATATCGGACAACAGATCCCGGGACAACTCTACGCCGCCGTGGCGGAAGTGCTGGCCTGGGTGTGGCAGTTGAAGCGCTGGCGTCTGGCTGGCGGTCAGCGGCCTGTAAAACCTGAAAACCTTCCGGTGCCTGCCGCGCTGGATTTTATGAACGAGAAGGACACTGATGGCTAA